In Monomorium pharaonis isolate MP-MQ-018 chromosome 3, ASM1337386v2, whole genome shotgun sequence, a genomic segment contains:
- the LOC105831426 gene encoding ribosome biogenesis protein NSA2 homolog — translation MPQNEYIERHRKLYGRRLDYEERKRKREARAPHKRAEQARSLRGLKAKIFNKQRRNEKIQMKKKIKAHEEKKVKEKSDKLPEGALPVYLLDRDVTKRAKVLSNMIKQKRKEKAGKWDVPIPKVRAQSESEVFRVVRSGKTKRKSWKRMVTKVTFVGENFTRKPPKFERFIRPMALRFKTAHVTHPELKATFSLPIIGVKKNPSSPMYTNLGVITKGTIIEVNISELGLVTQSGKVVWGKYAQVTNNPENDGCINSVLLV, via the coding sequence AAGGGAGGCTCGCGCACCTCACAAACGAGCGGAGCAAGCCCGCAGTTTGCGCGGTTTGAAGGCCAAGATATTCAACAAGCAGCGACGCAACGAAAAGATCCAgatgaagaagaaaattaagGCTCACGAGGAGAAGAAAGTCAAGGAGAAGTCCGACAAGCTGCCAGAGGGAGCTTTGCCTGTGTACCTGTTAGATCGTGATGTAACAAAACGCGCGAAGGTGCTGTCGAAtatgataaaacaaaaacgCAAGGAGAAAGCTGGCAAGTGGGACGTGCCGATACCCAAGGTCAGAGCACAGTCTGAATCCGAGGTATTCAGAGTTGTTAGAAGTGGCAAGACGAAACGGAAATCGTGGAAGCGGATGGTGACCAAGGTAACCTTCGTCGGGGAGAATTTCACCAGAAAACCACCGAAGTTTGAAAGATTCATCAGACCAATGGCGTTGAGATTCAAGACCGCTCACGTCACTCATCCCGAGCTCAAGGCGACCTTCTCCCTGCCGATCATCGGTGTCAAAAAGAATCCCAGCTCTCCTATGTACACAAATTTAGGCGTTATCACTAAGGGAACCATTATCGAGGTCAACATCTCGGAATTGGGTCTCGTCACGCAATCTGGCAAAGTTGTGTGGGGAAAGTACGCTCAGGTTACCAATAATCCTGAGAATGATGGATGTATCAATTCCGTTTTACTTGTAtag